The Anguilla anguilla isolate fAngAng1 chromosome 2, fAngAng1.pri, whole genome shotgun sequence genome contains the following window.
tgggtctctctctaacactgttacagactcagATGAACTCTGGGtctctctaacactgttacagactcagatgagctctgggtctctctaacactgttacagactcagatgagctctgggtctctctctaacactgttacagactcagatgaactctgggtctctctctaacactgttacagactcagatgagctctgggtctctctctaacactgttacagactcagatgagctctgggtctctctctaacactgttacagactcagatgagctctgggtctctctctaacactgttacagactcagatgagctctgggtctctctctaacactgttacagactcagatgagctctgggtctctctctaacactgttacagactcagatgagctctgggtctctctaacactgttacagactcagatgagctctgggtctctctaacactgttacagactcagatgagctctgggtctctctctaacactgttacagactcagctgagctctgggtctctctctaacactgttacagactcagatgagctctgggtctctctctaacactgttacagactcagatgagctctgggtctctctaacactgttacagactcagatgagctctgggtctctctctaacactgttacagactcagatgagctctgggtctctctctaacactgttacagactcagatgagctctgggtctctctctaacactgttacagactcagatgaactctgggtctctctctaacactgttacagactcagatgagctctgggtctctctctaacactgttacagactcagatgagctctgggtctctctctaacactgttacagactcagatgagctctgggtctctctctaacactgttacagactcagatgagctctgggtctctctaacactgttacagactcagatgagctctgggtctctctctaacactgttacagactcagatgaactctgggtctctctctaacactgttacagactcagatgagctctgggtctctctaacactgttacaggctcagatgagctctgggtctctctctaacactgttacagactcagatgagctctgggtctctctaacactgttacagactcagatgagctctgggtctctctaacactgttacagactcagatgagctctgggtctctctaacactgttacagactcagatgagctctgggtctctctctaacactgttacagactcagatgagctctgggtctctctaacactgttacagactcagatgagctctgggtctctaacactgttacagactcagatgagctctgggtctctctaacactgttacagactcagatgagctctgggtctctctctaacacttttacagactcagatgagctctgggtctctctctaacactgttacaggctcagatgagctctgggtctctctctaacactgttacagactcagatgagctctgggtctctctaacactgttacagactcagatgagctctgggtctctctctaacactgttacagactcagatgagctctgggtctctctctaacactgttacagactcagatgagctctgggtctctctaacactgttacagactcagatgagctctgggtctctctctaacactgtgacagactcagatgagctctgggtctttctaacactgttacagactcagatgagctctgggtctctctaacactgttacagactcagatgagctctgggtctctctctaacactgttacagactcagatgagctctgggtctctctaacactgttccagactcagatgagctctgggtctctctaacactgttacagactcagatgagctctgggtctctctaacactgttacagactcagatgagctctgggtctctctctaacactgttacagactcagATGAACTCTGGGTCTCGctctaacactgttacagactcagatgagctctgggtctctctaacactgttacagactcagatgagctctgggtctctctctaaGCACCGTTGCAGAATTCCCTTTGGTTTATTTTTGCGCTGATCCATTCTCCGTCTCTGTCCCCCAGGTTTAGTGGCCGTGTTTGACTTCCACGCCAAAGCCAAGATCCCGGACATGTACTCCCTGCACAGCTGGTGCGGGATGCTGACGTTCGTCCTCTTCTGCCTGCAGGTAGCGCACGGCGTCCCGCGCGCTCGTTTTTTTACGCTTTCCCCGCCTCTCCTTCGCCGctctgtcttttctctctcttgctccgccccctcacGTGCACGCTCAGTTTATCCGGGACCGTGCCCGTTTAACAGTCCGTTCCCAGAGGCTCAGGAGGGACGCGATTGGCCGAGCTGCGTGGCGCAGCGAGTAGGGAGCCTGAGCCTGACTCTGAACACGTCCCCCGTGTGCGGTCGGGGGTTCAGCCCCACGCCGTGACGCTCTCTACACTGCGGCCCTGTCTCTGCCTGTAACCCCCTCTGCTTTCAGGGTTATTTTTGCTCGCTGTCGGGAGTGCATCCGTCACTGTGCCAAGCCTGGGCTGACCTTGACTGAGCAGCCAAAACAAAGAAGGCAGACAGGAAGCCTCTGGGTGAGGAGTGGCGGCGGGGAcgaggctgtgattggtgcttGACGTGACGTGATGTGACGTGGcgccctcctctcccccccccccctgcagtggTTGATGGGCCTTAGCCTCTTCCTGTTCCCTGGGGCGTCGCCGTGGCTGCGCAGCTGGTACCTCTCCCTCCACGTCTTCTTCGGCCTGGCCATCTTCTCTCTGGCCGTGGCCACCTGTCTGCTGGGCATCACAGAGAAGCTCCTCTTCAGCATCACGTGAGTGAGGCCGTTACTCTTCCcaagccacgccccctcctcccaagcCACGCTGCTGCTTCCCAAGCCACACCCCTCTTCATAAGCCACACCCGCTCTTCCCAAACCACATTGCTGCTTCACAAACCCTGCCTTTGCTTCCCAAGCCACACCCCTCTTCCTAAGCCACACCCCCTCTTCCTAAACCATGCCCTTGCTTCCCAAGCCACACCCCTCTTCATAAGCCAGACTCCCTCTTCCCAAGCCCCGTTGCTGCTTCACAAGCCCTTGTTTCCCAATCCACAGCCCTTTTTGTAAGCCACATCCCCTCTTCATAAGCCCCTTcataaggacggagtgtagcacagtgggtaaggaactgggcttgtgaccgaaaggtcgcaggttcgattcccgggtaaggacactgccgtcgtacccttgagcaaggtacttaacctgcattgcttcagtatatatccaactgtataaatggatacaatgtaaaatgctatgtaaaaagttgtgtaagtcgctctggataagagcgtctgctaaatgcctgtagtgtagtgtagtgtagtgcatTTGCTTCCCAAGCCATGCCCTTGCTTCCGAAGCTATCAGTGTGACTGACCGAAATGGAGGACATTTCTCACCAATGCTTATTAAAGGTGTCTCCCCCCATTTCCAGGAGCACATACTCCAAGTTTGCTCCAGAGGGGGTGCTGGCGAACACGCTCGGGCTACTGCTGGTAGGTTTCGGGGTCCTGGTGGGATACATCGTGACACGGGAGGAATTCAGACGTCCCCCACACCCAGAGGAGGAGGCCCTCTCCATGCACTTCAAGACCCTGACGGAGGGCGAAAGCCCCAGCTCCCCTTAGCACCTCCCCCCTTCCCATCACCCCCAGTCCTGCCAGCTCTCTGCACAGCATGCCGACAAATCACGCACACATCCAACAACGCCCCCTTGTGCCCAAATGGAGGTATCATCCCAGATTAGGGAGGGAAAGATATCTTCACATGATTGTCCAGTTGAAATGATTATTGATTTGGAGTAGAATGAAGTAACAATACAAATGTAATGCTTCAGTACTTTTTCAGAACCAAAGAGATCCTTGCCTTTAGCTTCAATCAGTGCCATATTGAAACACACTGACCGTACTGGACAAATCAGTTCAAACGCAAAAACTGTCCTGAAGAGAGCCACAGAAGAGGAAAGCACGGGCAGCGGTGACTCTCTAAATCCGTTTAAACACGACAGATTCATGTAATATAGAATTATTCAATTTCAATCAATTGCAACACATTCTCAgctcctctgctctcccccaTATGGTAGAAAGGCTTTAATCAGGACTGAACATTAAATTGCTCTGTGCATTTATCTAATTAGGGCATCCAAATAATGAGACCGTTAGAACAGTGAAGAGCGCATTTAATTTCAGAGCTTATGCGCTATAGCAGACCTCCAGCACACCCAATTACACCAGGAAATGAGGTGAAGAAGCACACCCCACGGAGATGGCTGTGATAATAAGCAATGCCCAGtggtttgtgttcagtgttcactgAGGGAGCCTTCCAGGATGACCAACACAAAGCAGTTTCAGATTCTAATACTGTGTTAATTTAACTTGAGTGAGATCAAATCTCAAAATAGATCTTATGCtataatatatgaaaaatatgtacCACTAAATTGacccatttgttttttttgccattatctGTCTGTAGTGTAAATACACTGCAAATTGAAAGGTAGTTGTTTAATTTTATGCGTTGGAAGCCTAACCTCCTTATCCCAGTGTATGCATTGCGAACCTCCATTTCTTACATCCGTTACAGCTTGAAAGCTGGAATGTAGGAGTGGTATCCACCCCCCTGCTGCTACAGAAGGGACACAGCGCCCCGGGAAGTAAGGTACATGACTGTGACTGCAGTCATACACCTTACGACTGTGACTGCAATCATATACCTTACCACTGTGACTGCAGTCATACACCTTACGACTGCGACTGCAGTCATACACCTAACGACTGCgactgcagtcacacacctTACCACTGTGACTGCAGTCATACACCTAACGACTGTGACTGCAGTCATACACCTAACGACTGCgactgcagtcacacacctTACCACTGTGACTGCAGTCATACACCTTACGACTGCGACTGCAGTCATACACCTAACGACTGCGACTGCAGTCATACACCTAACGACTGCgactgcagtcacacacctTACCACTGTGACTGCAGTCATACACCTAACGACTGACTGCAGTCATACACCTTACCACTGTCACTGCAGTCATACACCTTACCACTgtgactgcagtcacacacctTACCACTGTGACTGCAGTCATACACCTAACGACTGTGACTGCAGCCATACACCTTACCACTGTGACTGCAGTCATACACCTAACGACTGTGACTGCAATCATACACCTTACCACTgtgactgcagtcacacacctAACGACTGCgactgcagtcacacacctTACCACTGTGACTGCAGTCATACACCTAACGACTGCAACTGCAGCCATACACCTTACCACTGTCACTGCAGTCATACACCTTACCACTGTGACTGCAGTCATACACCTTACCACTGTGACTGCAGTCATACACCTAACGACTGCGACTGCAGTCATACACCTAACGACGGTGAGTTCAGTCATACACCTTACCACTGTGACTGCAGTCATACACCTAACGATTGTGACTGCAATCATACACCTTACCACTGTGACTGCAGTCATACACCTAACGACTGCgactgcagtcacacacctTACCACTGTGACTGCAGTCATACACCTAACGACTGTCACTGCAGTCATACACCTTACCACTGTCACTGCAGTCATACACCTTACCACTGTGACTGCAGTCATACACCTAACGACTGCGACTGCAGTCATACACCTAACGACGGTGAGTTCAGTCATACACCTTACCACTGTGACTGCAGTCATACACCTTACGACGGTGACTTCAGTGACCGGTGACCTTACGACTGTGACTGCAGTCATACACCTTACAACTGCCCTTTCATACTCCAGAGAGGAGacgtatatatgtatgtagCAACGTGGCATTGAGCCTTATGATCTCATAACCATTTTGTGGAGTCACAGTTATGACGCAACACTACGCTATAGAGGGCAGGTGTTGTTGCTTGCAGGAGCAGGCGTGGTAAATGGCAGTGTAAttgcactttttgtattttctggcAGGCTGCGGTTTGTCCTTGTGGCTTTTTCAGTACGGtatgcaaaacaattttcagcacCAGCACGCAGTGTCCGTGAATCTGAAAGAGAATCACTCAAATGACGGCTTCATTGTTTTGCCATTTCAATCTACTCCTTTTCAAAGATGTATGTAACCATTTTGTGCTGGATCTGAATACGCTTGATTATGATGTTGCCCTAAAATTAAAGATTGTGCCATTATGTTGAAACTGACAAAGATGTATATGTGCATGAATTCAGAATTGGGAAACTGATACAACTAGGAGGAGGAGCACCATCTTCTGGCCAAAGCTAAAAACTGAAAGAATAACATTTGAGGGCCAGCTGGGATGCAGTATTTTTTCAATGTAGATCCAAGATGAGTCTGTGTTGCAGTGGGGACAAGGGGTAATTTGAGATGTTCTGGTAAAAACCATCAAAAGAACCCCAAACAACTTGTTTATCTGTGAGATGGACACACTCAACAGGCTTTGCAAAGCTGATTTCTAAAAGTCTAATCCAATCCAATCTAAATGTAGCTTCACCACATGTGCCTGTCCTGATAATAACTGGTTACCTGAAAAGTGTAACTGTATTCTGTCTTCTGCTATGGTAAGCACTCGCTGGACAACCTTCGGAGGACACCTCCTAGCTGGACACCTGTAGATGTAACATTCCTGAGGCTATCGAAGGCTACACCTAATGTAGGCGGTTTACAGGAGTTAACATGCACGCCGTGCCACTCCCATGTACCACTATCTGTGTTGTGTacaccaaaaacaaaaggtGAAAGCCAGCaccacatttgtgtgtgtgttttctctgaaGTGGTGGACGTTTACAAATAATACATTCTTTCATACATAGTTGGATTGTACAGATTACAATCGTTCATCAGGAGATAAAAACGCATTCTTTTTATTGGACTTTTTTTTCCGTTGTTTTCATTAAACTATCACAGCGATCTGACAGCTCACATGTACAGACAAGAGAACTCTGCTCAGCAAGCAAATACActgaaatcaaaagaaaataatcaaaagGAACCCCTCAAAGTTCAGCATTTGTCTGGTGAGGCCAGAGAGAAAAGGATGAGGAcactcccctctcctcttcccgACTTTTATACAATATGGATATCGCAAAACCAGAACCAGGGTACATGTATGcgttgtatgcgtgtgtgaacTCAAAGATTAAAACATGCATCAGAGTATTTACAGCAAAGTCATTTACATTGGAAGTCTTAAAAAAACCCACCCCTCAGAAACAAAACGTCCCTTTCCCTTTCTTGTCGAAAGCTGTTCTCGTCATCATAAGGCTCGGCAGCGCCCTCTTCTGGCTGATATAGCTGGGGATCGATACCTTCTGTTACTGATGGAAGAATGCGCTCAAATGGTGTGCTTCTTCGTAGTATTTGCTGTGACATCAGATGTCAAGGGCCTGAAAACAGAGCGAGGCTCTTTGTGACCACAGTGTGGGTTTAGGCTTTTTGGGCAGATTCACTGCTCAGCACCTATGATTTCTCATTAACATTCTACAGGCACTTGCAGTGGCACCCTAACTTTTCTCAAAGTATGACGCACGATTAATAGTCATTCAGAAGTGAATGGACTGACAGGCACCTCGAAAACAGGCCAGATTAGACCTGCATAATATAGGTGAGGTTGTCTAGCAGGTGAATGGGGTGGTTTGTCCCATGGAAGGCATCAGATTTGGGCTGTTAGAGCCCAGAGCAACTCGGTCATGCAGTATAGCGGGAAAGCAGGTGGGGAGGGAGATATCAAACCAAAGAGATGCAAATCAAAAGCAGTGTGTAATGCTCAAAACCCTCCCACGAATGAGAGAGCATCACACAGGTGAGTGACAGTAGGGGGCGGGCCCTGTGAGGGCTTACGGATGCCTAGAGCTGGCTGCCAtgaacattctctctctcagtcctacTAGAGCAGTGCACTCTGGGGAAACTCCACCAATGCAGCATGTCACATGTTACACTCAATGTCTTCTTGCGTAACTTTACTTTTCAGCCCTAATGGACAGCTGATAAGGCCGTGTAAAGGAAGTGAAGCCCACAGAAGGGTTTTCCTTCCTCAATACCAACTCTTCATCTGGTCTCTGGATACTCTGGTATGAGGATACTTGAAAACAGTAGGTTGGATTAATGGGAGAGCGGCCCATTGGTAGTTGCAGTTCTGAGGTACTGTACAAAGAACTACAACTGCAAATGATGCAGGCCTTGATACTAGTGGTTTATGGTAAAAAAAGGAGCGTTTATCTGTGAGAAAATGC
Protein-coding sequences here:
- the LOC118221180 gene encoding cytochrome b561 translates to MADSPASEPSPAGLPWYVAGSQLLGLACVVITGVWMGHYRGGYAWDGSAQEFNVHPLCMVLGLVFLYGDAILVYRVFRNENKRTVKILHALIHVMALIISIIGLVAVFDFHAKAKIPDMYSLHSWCGMLTFVLFCLQWLMGLSLFLFPGASPWLRSWYLSLHVFFGLAIFSLAVATCLLGITEKLLFSITSTYSKFAPEGVLANTLGLLLVGFGVLVGYIVTREEFRRPPHPEEEALSMHFKTLTEGESPSSP